In Deltaproteobacteria bacterium, the following proteins share a genomic window:
- a CDS encoding VOC family protein has translation MFKRIDHVALHVADLHRSVQFYEKHFGFKHYFQQTASGGLQIAYLKLGDTVLELTHHTDGEMKGFHFCLETDSFDETVAQLQKDGVKLMRAPHDTAAREAREQGWRRVVFGGPDGEQIELRG, from the coding sequence ATGTTCAAGCGCATCGATCACGTCGCCCTGCATGTTGCCGATCTCCATCGCTCGGTCCAATTCTACGAAAAGCATTTTGGTTTCAAACATTACTTTCAACAGACCGCCAGCGGCGGCTTGCAGATTGCCTATCTCAAATTGGGCGACACGGTCCTCGAATTGACGCATCACACCGACGGTGAGATGAAAGGGTTCCATTTTTGCCTCGAAACCGACAGCTTCGATGAAACGGTTGCGCAATTACAAAAGGACGGCGTCAAATTGATGCGCGCGCCGCACGACACCGCCGCGCGCGAGGCGCGCGAACAAGGTTGGCGCCGCGTCGTTTTCGGCGGCCCGGATGGGGAACAAATAGAACTAAGAGGATGA